A single Perca flavescens isolate YP-PL-M2 chromosome 2, PFLA_1.0, whole genome shotgun sequence DNA region contains:
- the cyp2u1 gene encoding cytochrome P450 2U1, giving the protein MASLSWLESLSSAELSHVHISLLVFLLVFYVVKVINQNRRDLANIPPGPKPWPLVGNFGGFLIPSFIRRRFGMQSDGTVKNAMVVLTEQANVYGNVYSLFVGSQLMVVLNGYEVVKDALSNHPKVFSDRPDIPAITIMTKRKGIVFAPYGPVWKKQRKFCHATLRNFGLGRLSLEPCILRGLASVKTELMRLNEGSGGTGVDPAPLIRNAVSNVICSLILGQSFHHEDRQFRNMLDLMDRGLEICVNSPAVLINIFPLLYYFPFGVFKELRQVEGDITVFLKRVIANHRETFNPEHPRDLVDMYLKEMSVQEDSSFTEDYLFYIIGDLFIAGTDTTANSVLWILLYMVLHPDIQDRVQAEIDEVVGTHRDPSMTDKGSLPFTEATIMEVQRLTVAVPLAIPHMASSTTEFRGYTIPKGTLIVPNLWSVHRDPTLWDDPDSFNPGRFLDDEGKLLRIECFIPFGIGPRVCMGEQLAKMELFLAVTSLLQAFRFRLPEGTPPPTLNGRFGLTLAPCPYTVCVHPRR; this is encoded by the exons ATGGCTTCCCTGTCATGGCTGGAGAGTCTCAGCAGCGCAGAACTTTCGCACGTACATATATCTTTGCTAGTATTCTTGCTAGTGTTTTATGTAGTTAAGGTTATTAATCAGAACCGACGGGACCTTGCAAATATCCCGCCAGGTCCGAAGCCGTGGCCCTTAGTCGGTAACTTCGGCGGCTTTCTCATCCCCTCTTTCATCCGGAGGAGGTTTGGAATGCAATCAGACGGCACCGTCAAAAACGCTATGGTTGTTTTAACGGAACAAGCCAACGTGTATGGTAACGTGTACAGCCTTTTTGTAGGGAGTCAGTTGATGGTTGTGCTTAATGGCTATGAAGTGGTCAAGGATGCTCTCTCAAACCATCCCAAGGTGTTCTCCGACAGACCAGATATCCCTGCTATCACTATCATGACGAAACGCAAAG GAATAGTCTTTGCACCTTATGGGCCTGTGTGGAAAAAGCAGCGCAAATTCTGCCACGCCACACTCCGAAACTTTGGTCTGGGGAGGTTGAGCTTGGAGCCTTGCATCCTTCGAGGCCTGGCTAGCGTCAAGACAGAGCTGATGCGACTGAATGAGGGGTCGGGTGGCACTGGTGTGGACCCAGCTCCACTCATCAGAAACGCCGTGTCAAACGTCATCTGCTCGCTGATCCTGGGACAGAGCTTCCATCACGAAGACCGCCAGTTCCGTAATATGCTGGACCTGATGGATCGTGGGCTGGAGATCTGTGTGAACAGTCCTGCAGTCCTCATCAACATCTTCCCACTGCTGTACTACTTTCCTTTTGGGGTCTTCAAGGAGTTGCGTCAGGTGGAAGGAGACATCACAGTGTTTCTGAAGAGGGTTATTGCAAATCACCGGGAAACATTCAATCCTGAGCACCCGAGGGATCTTGTCGACATGTACttgaaggagatgtcggtccaggaGGACAGCAGCTTCACAGAAGattatctcttttatataataGGAGATCTCTTCATCGCTGGCACTGACACCACCGCTAATTCTGTTTTGTGGATTCTGCTCTACATGGTCTTACACCCTGATATCCAAG ACAGGGTCCAGGCAGAGATTGATGAAGTGGTGGGTACACATCGGGACCCGTCTATGACTGATAAGGGAAGTTTGCCTTTCACTGAAGCCACCATCATGGAGGTGCAGAGACTGACTGTTGCAGTTCCTCTGGCTATTCCTCACATGGCCTCCAGTACAACAG agtTCAGAGGCTACACTATTCCCAAAGGAACCCTTATTGTGCCCAACCTGTGGTCTGTCCATAGAGATCCCACTCTGTGGGACGACCCAGACAGTTTCAACCCAGGACGCTTCTTGGACGATGAGGGAAAGTTGCTCAGGATAGAATGCTTTATACCATTCGGGATTG GTCCCAGGGTGTGCATGGGTGAACAGCTGGCGAAGATGGAGCTGTTCCTGGCGGTTACCAGCTTACTGCAGGCCTTCAGATTCAGACTGCCAGAGGGAACGCCTCCTCCTACCCTGAACGGACGATTCGGCCTGACGCTGGCACCCTGTCCATACACTGTGTGCGTGCACCCTCGTAGATGA
- the sgms2a gene encoding phosphatidylcholine:ceramide cholinephosphotransferase 2 — MASQELVDAKDSAANSLNPGMEAGAVHSNGKNCPVHTPGGEDTKRGFRKGIGRHNDYVKISVPESKINRLPMEWWKTALAFFYAGFNLVLTTVVITIVHERVPPKESSPPLPDKFFDYIDRVKWAFTVTEINGMVLLAIWMIQLFFFRYRSIASRRFFFLIGTLYLYRCVTMYITTLPVPGMHMTCAPKLHGDSHAKMQRILRLISGGGLSMTNSHLLCGDFLYSGHTVMLTLTYLFIKEYSPRSFWWYHLMCWLLSAVGVVCILVAHEHYSVDVVVAYFITSRLFWWYHTMANLQTLKCSPNNYLTNTWWNPLFNFMERNVQTSVPCSYSWPITWPPACLKNPCKKYSMVQSTREE, encoded by the exons ATGGCATCACAGGAGCTTGTGGATGCGAAAGACTCTGCAGCTAATAGTCTGAACCCAGGAATGGAGGCTGGTGCTGTGCACAGCAATGGtaaaaactgtcctgtccacACACCTGGGGGAGAGGATACAAAGAGGGGCTTTCGGAAAGGCATAGGGAGGCATAATGATTACGTGAAGATTTCCGTGCCAGAGTCCAAGATAAATCGTCTGCCCATGGAGTGGTGGAAGACAGCATTGGCCTTCTTTTATGCTGGCTTTAACTTGGTCCTGACAACAGTCGTCATCACTATAGTCCACGAGAGGGTCCCCCCCAAAGAAAGCAGCCCGCCTCTTCCTGATAAGTTTTTTGACTATATTGACAGGGTCAAATGGGCATTTACAGTGACAGAGATCAATGGCATGGTGCTGCTggccatttggatgatccagttGTTCTTCTTCAGATACAG GTCAATAGCAAGCAGGCGGTTCTTCTTCCTCATTGGCACCCTGTACTTGTACCGCTGTGTCACCATGTACATCACCACCCTGCCTGTGCCTGGCATGCATATGACTTGTGCTCCTAAG CTCCACGGAGACTCCCATGCAAAAATGCAGCGAATTCTACGTCTGATTTCAGGTGGAGGTCTGTCTATGACAAACTCCCACCTCTTGTGTGGAGACTTCCTTTACAGTGGACACACTGTGATGCTCACCCTCACCTACCTATTCATCAAGGAGT ACTCGCCGCGGTCGTTTTGGTGGTACCATCTGATGTGCTGGCTGCTGAGTGCCGTGGGTGTGGTGTGCATCTTGGTGGCACATGAGCACTACAGTGTGGATGTGGTCGTGGCCTATTTTATCACCTCCCGCCTGTTCTGGTGGTACCACACCATGGCCAATTTACAG ACTCTGAAATGCTCGCCCAACAACTACCTCACCAACACTTGGTGGAACCCCCTGTTCAACTTCATGGAGAGGAACGTCCAAACCTCGGTGCCATGCTCTTACAGTTGGCCCATCACCTGGCCCCCTGCCTGCCTTAAGAACCCCTGCAAGAAGTACTCCATGGTACAAAGCACACGAGAGGAGTGA